One segment of Phaeacidiphilus oryzae TH49 DNA contains the following:
- a CDS encoding TraR/DksA family transcriptional regulator — translation MTRRKTSTSTSRPTARSRTTRAATGARAGRTAAGAASSGAAAPAQPLAERPSDPAALPVRPGEDPWTQTEIDELIAGLTGEADRLREEIRTAELAISGLMRDSGDGAGDDQVDAGTKNISREHELALTNNARDMLAQTERALTRLSTVAFGACESCGGPIGKARMQAFPRASLCVECKQKQERR, via the coding sequence GTGACCCGGCGCAAGACCAGTACCAGCACGAGCAGGCCGACGGCGCGCAGTCGTACGACACGCGCCGCCACCGGCGCCCGTGCCGGGAGGACGGCCGCGGGAGCGGCCTCCTCCGGCGCCGCCGCCCCGGCCCAGCCGCTCGCCGAGCGGCCGTCGGATCCGGCGGCGCTCCCGGTCCGTCCCGGGGAGGACCCCTGGACCCAGACCGAGATCGACGAGCTGATCGCCGGGCTCACCGGCGAGGCCGACCGGCTGCGCGAGGAGATCCGCACGGCGGAGCTGGCGATCAGCGGGCTGATGCGCGACTCCGGCGACGGGGCGGGCGATGACCAGGTGGACGCGGGCACCAAGAACATCTCCCGCGAGCACGAGCTGGCGCTCACCAACAACGCGCGGGACATGCTGGCGCAGACGGAGCGGGCGCTCACCCGCCTCAGCACGGTCGCCTTCGGCGCCTGCGAGTCCTGCGGCGGCCCGATCGGGAAGGCCCGCATGCAGGCGTTCCCCCGGGCGAGCCTCTGCGTGGAGTGCAAGCAGAAGCAGGAGCGCCGCTGA
- the lspA gene encoding signal peptidase II, producing the protein MRLAERIISTPGTPDSDQQAPEDAPAPPAGASRAILRRRRIGILLAVAAFAYLLDLGSKMLVVAKLEGHDPIRVIGDLLEFQVIRNSGAAFSMGQAMTIVFTAIAAAVIVVICRLARKLYSLPWAIALGLLLGGAFGNLTDRVFRWPSVFRGEVVDFISVKHFAVFNLADSAIVCGGILVVLLSFLGTNPDGSTHREAGKPGDQPGQSDGPSAQSKDSGGAASAEAAG; encoded by the coding sequence ATACGTCTCGCGGAGCGCATCATCAGTACGCCAGGCACACCGGATTCGGATCAGCAGGCGCCCGAAGACGCCCCGGCACCCCCCGCCGGCGCGTCCCGCGCCATACTGCGGCGCCGCCGGATCGGCATCCTTCTCGCCGTCGCCGCCTTCGCCTACCTCCTCGACCTCGGCAGCAAGATGCTCGTGGTCGCCAAGCTGGAGGGGCACGACCCGATCCGGGTGATCGGCGACCTCCTCGAGTTCCAGGTCATCCGGAACTCCGGAGCGGCGTTCAGCATGGGCCAGGCGATGACCATCGTCTTCACCGCGATCGCCGCCGCCGTGATCGTGGTGATCTGCCGGCTCGCCCGCAAGCTGTACAGCCTGCCCTGGGCGATCGCCCTCGGCCTGCTGCTCGGCGGCGCCTTCGGCAACCTGACCGACCGGGTCTTCCGCTGGCCGAGCGTCTTCCGCGGCGAGGTCGTCGACTTCATCTCGGTGAAGCACTTCGCGGTCTTCAACCTGGCCGACTCGGCCATCGTCTGCGGCGGCATCCTGGTGGTCCTGCTCTCCTTCCTCGGCACCAACCCGGACGGCTCCACCCACCGCGAGGCCGGCAAGCCGGGCGACCAGCCGGGGCAGTCCGACGGCCCCTCCGCACAGAGCAAGGACTCCGGCGGGGCGGCCTCCGCCGAAGCCGCGGGCTGA
- a CDS encoding RluA family pseudouridine synthase has translation MSTVPQIRSLPVPDGLEGERLDAALARMFGFSRTKAAELAASGKVTLDGAQAGKSERVTAGSWLEVEMPAEAAPVEVVAEPVEGMRIVHDDDHLVVVDKPVGVAAHPSPGWTGTTVVGGLAAAGYRIATSGAAERQGVVHRLDVGTSGLMVVAKSELAYANLKQQFRDRVPDKRYHTLVQGHPDPLSGTVDAPIGRHPSNDWKWAVTAAGKPSVTHYDLIEAYRAASLLAVKLETGRTHQIRVHMSALRHPCVGDLTYGADPTLAKRLGLSRQWLHAVHLGFEHPGDGAWVEFDSPYPDDLQHALDAIASES, from the coding sequence GTGAGCACCGTTCCGCAGATCCGGTCCCTACCCGTGCCCGACGGCCTCGAGGGCGAGCGTCTCGACGCCGCCCTCGCCCGCATGTTCGGCTTCTCCCGCACCAAGGCCGCCGAGCTCGCGGCATCGGGCAAGGTCACCCTGGACGGTGCCCAGGCGGGCAAGTCCGAGCGGGTCACCGCCGGCTCCTGGCTGGAGGTCGAGATGCCGGCCGAGGCCGCCCCGGTGGAGGTCGTCGCCGAACCGGTCGAGGGAATGCGGATCGTCCACGACGACGACCACCTGGTGGTCGTCGACAAGCCGGTCGGCGTCGCCGCCCACCCCAGCCCCGGCTGGACCGGGACCACCGTGGTCGGCGGGCTGGCCGCGGCCGGCTACCGGATCGCCACCTCGGGCGCCGCCGAGCGCCAGGGCGTCGTCCACCGCCTGGACGTCGGCACCTCGGGGCTGATGGTGGTCGCCAAGTCCGAGCTGGCGTACGCGAACCTCAAGCAGCAGTTCCGGGACCGGGTCCCGGACAAGCGCTACCACACCCTGGTCCAGGGCCACCCGGACCCGCTGAGCGGAACGGTGGACGCGCCGATCGGCCGGCACCCCAGCAACGACTGGAAGTGGGCGGTGACCGCGGCCGGCAAGCCCTCCGTCACCCACTACGACCTGATCGAGGCGTACCGCGCGGCCTCGCTGCTCGCGGTGAAGCTGGAGACCGGCCGCACCCACCAGATCCGGGTGCACATGTCCGCCCTCCGCCACCCGTGCGTCGGCGACCTCACCTACGGCGCCGACCCGACCCTGGCCAAGCGCCTGGGCCTCTCCCGGCAGTGGCTGCACGCCGTCCACCTCGGCTTCGAGCACCCGGGCGACGGGGCGTGGGTGGAGTTCGACAGCCCCTACCCGGACGACCTCCAGCACGCCCTCGACGCCATCGCCTCGGAGAGCTGA
- a CDS encoding GNAT family N-acetyltransferase has translation MPNPATSVTSTPTTATPTTAAPAAPAVPAARAEIRIREIAPGELPVVHAIRREVFIVEQGVPEEDEWDDLDGGCVHLLAEDADGSPLGTARLIHGDQAYNLTGRDDVVLLGRLAVRLGARGTGLGAALVRAIERAGVERGARELELHAQVDAIGFYQRLGYAAHGPEYLDGGIPHRTMTRVLTS, from the coding sequence GTGCCGAACCCCGCCACATCCGTTACCTCCACCCCCACCACCGCCACCCCCACCACCGCCGCGCCGGCCGCGCCCGCCGTGCCCGCCGCCCGCGCGGAGATCCGGATCCGCGAGATCGCGCCCGGGGAGCTGCCGGTGGTGCACGCCATCCGCCGCGAGGTCTTCATCGTCGAGCAGGGCGTCCCCGAGGAGGACGAGTGGGACGACCTCGACGGCGGGTGCGTCCACCTCCTCGCCGAGGACGCCGACGGCTCCCCGCTCGGCACCGCCCGGCTGATCCACGGCGACCAGGCGTACAACCTCACCGGACGGGACGACGTCGTCCTCCTCGGCCGGCTCGCCGTGCGGCTCGGCGCCCGCGGCACCGGGCTCGGCGCCGCCCTGGTCCGCGCGATCGAGCGGGCCGGCGTCGAGCGCGGCGCGCGCGAGCTGGAACTCCACGCCCAGGTCGACGCGATCGGCTTCTACCAGCGGCTCGGCTACGCCGCCCACGGCCCCGAGTACCTGGACGGTGGTATCCCGCACCGCACCATGACCCGCGTCCTGACAAGCTGA
- a CDS encoding Na+/H+ antiporter, which yields MAQLSLLFAILVAGVFTMPLSERIRIPQPVLMTVFGMVLALLPFVPNISVEPDLILPLVLPPLIYAAAQRSSVRYFKANAKVILLLAVALVLVTTGVVAWVFHGIHPALPLGAAVALGALVSPPDPVAAAAVAGQVGMPRRLLGILETEGLFNDVVALVVYGLAIGAVVTGEFSAGAAALELVLSAVVALAVGIGLGWLTGKLMGYLDDSTLQVAISLLVPFAAYVLADEFHGSGVLAVLVASLVIGQRVEADDVGFRLSGAAFWDVVELLVNGIAFGLIGLELASVVSSGIEWRSMLGDASIVLAVVIGVRLLWLLPGAWLANWLDRRRGSKEDAAPLNWRESMVLWWSGMRGVASIALALAVPFSVHGGKDFPGRDRIIVIAFAVVLFTLLVQGLTLPLVVRVLGLTADQDAENAAERRLWLRATKAALRRLKEIDEDEELPEDMVERLRLRHADRLARFRPDVYDEEQRAEAKARVLRIREFRRVEDEMLAASRAEMVDARSEPGADPELVDRVLRSLDLRSNPR from the coding sequence ATGGCGCAGCTCAGCCTTCTCTTCGCGATCCTGGTCGCCGGGGTGTTCACGATGCCCCTCTCCGAACGGATCCGGATCCCGCAGCCGGTGCTGATGACCGTGTTCGGGATGGTGCTGGCGCTGCTCCCGTTCGTGCCCAACATCTCGGTCGAACCGGACCTGATCCTGCCGCTGGTCCTGCCGCCACTGATCTACGCCGCCGCGCAGCGCTCCTCGGTGCGCTACTTCAAGGCCAACGCCAAGGTCATCCTGCTGCTCGCGGTCGCCCTCGTGCTGGTCACCACGGGGGTGGTGGCCTGGGTCTTCCACGGCATCCACCCGGCACTGCCGCTGGGCGCGGCGGTCGCCCTGGGCGCGCTGGTCTCCCCGCCCGACCCGGTCGCCGCGGCGGCGGTGGCCGGGCAGGTCGGGATGCCGCGCCGGCTGCTCGGCATCCTGGAGACCGAGGGACTCTTCAACGACGTGGTGGCGCTGGTGGTCTACGGCCTCGCCATCGGTGCCGTGGTGACCGGCGAGTTCTCCGCCGGCGCGGCCGCCCTGGAGCTGGTGCTCTCGGCGGTGGTCGCGCTGGCCGTCGGCATCGGCCTGGGCTGGCTGACCGGCAAGCTGATGGGCTATCTGGACGACTCCACCCTCCAGGTGGCGATCAGCCTGCTGGTGCCGTTCGCCGCGTACGTCCTCGCCGACGAGTTCCACGGCTCCGGGGTGCTCGCGGTGCTGGTCGCCTCGCTGGTGATCGGCCAGCGGGTGGAGGCCGACGACGTGGGCTTCCGGCTGAGCGGGGCGGCCTTCTGGGACGTGGTCGAGCTGCTGGTCAACGGCATCGCCTTCGGGCTGATCGGGCTGGAACTGGCCAGCGTGGTCAGCTCCGGGATCGAGTGGCGTTCGATGCTCGGGGACGCCTCGATCGTGCTGGCCGTGGTGATCGGCGTGCGGCTGCTCTGGCTGCTGCCGGGCGCCTGGCTGGCCAACTGGCTGGACCGCAGGCGCGGCTCCAAGGAGGACGCGGCCCCGCTGAACTGGCGGGAGTCGATGGTGCTGTGGTGGTCCGGGATGCGCGGGGTGGCGTCGATCGCGCTGGCCCTCGCCGTTCCGTTCTCCGTCCACGGGGGGAAGGACTTCCCGGGGCGGGACCGGATCATAGTGATCGCCTTCGCGGTCGTCCTCTTCACCCTGCTGGTGCAGGGGCTGACCCTGCCGCTGGTGGTGCGGGTGCTGGGGCTGACGGCCGATCAGGACGCGGAGAACGCGGCCGAGCGGAGGCTGTGGCTGCGCGCCACGAAGGCCGCGCTCCGGCGCCTCAAGGAGATCGACGAGGACGAGGAGCTGCCGGAGGACATGGTCGAGCGGCTGCGCCTGCGGCACGCGGACCGGCTGGCCCGGTTCCGCCCGGACGTCTACGACGAGGAGCAGCGCGCCGAGGCGAAGGCGCGGGTGCTGCGGATCCGGGAGTTCCGCCGGGTGGAGGACGAGATGCTGGCCGCCTCCCGCGCGGAGATGGTCGACGCCCGCAGCGAACCCGGAGCCGACCCCGAGCTGGTCGACCGCGTCCTCCGCAGCCTCGACCTCCGCTCGAACCCCCGCTGA
- a CDS encoding dienelactone hydrolase family protein, which produces MARILLLHSVFGFRPAVRDAAERLRAAGHEVHTPEYLDGKLFEDVEEGLAYVEDVGKEQLMRRVLRTALPLMEDGRGPLTYAGFSLGGSLAQNLALNDENASGLLLFHGTSDIQEDAHTEMPVQLHVAEPDPFEPEDWLNAWYLNMLKAGADVEIHRYRGAGHLFTDPSLPDYDEAAAERAWLIADAFLAELD; this is translated from the coding sequence ATGGCCCGCATCCTCCTCCTGCACTCCGTCTTCGGCTTCCGGCCCGCCGTACGCGACGCCGCCGAGCGCCTCCGCGCGGCCGGCCACGAGGTGCACACCCCCGAGTACCTGGACGGCAAGCTCTTCGAGGACGTCGAGGAGGGGCTCGCCTACGTCGAGGATGTCGGCAAGGAGCAGCTGATGCGGCGGGTCCTCAGGACCGCGCTGCCGCTGATGGAGGACGGCCGGGGCCCGCTCACCTACGCCGGGTTCTCGCTCGGCGGCTCGCTCGCCCAGAACCTCGCCCTCAACGACGAGAACGCCTCCGGCCTGCTGCTCTTCCACGGCACCTCGGACATCCAGGAGGACGCCCACACCGAGATGCCGGTCCAGCTGCACGTCGCCGAGCCGGACCCGTTCGAGCCGGAGGACTGGCTGAACGCCTGGTACCTCAACATGCTCAAGGCCGGGGCGGACGTGGAGATCCACCGCTACCGGGGGGCGGGCCACCTCTTCACCGACCCGTCGCTCCCGGACTACGACGAGGCGGCCGCCGAGCGCGCCTGGCTGATCGCCGACGCCTTCCTCGCCGAACTCGACTGA
- a CDS encoding alpha/beta hydrolase, translating into MRIDRRWPRRTLRTLLVLVTVLLVTLGGYTGYVAVRRGQRVTLPAPTGRYPVGRTIADWTDPARTDPLAPRPGLPRELSGWLWYPAAPAPGAPPAPPAPYAPGAWSKLHVGGLPGLGETGFDRIRVHAVADAPVAAGRFPVVVLEPGLGLAAPQYTTLAENLASHGYLVAGVTPTYSANLTVLNGRPVTATPAGNPQGSDAAAMRPVDDRLVGVWAADDRFAATRVAALDAAGRFAGHVDAATTVYLGHSFGGAAALQACHDDPRCAGAADLDGTQFGTVVHSGLGKPMMLLAGQGSCITGSCRPNGTDERSERDAARALLAACTGPVWIYRLHGAAHFNFSDYGAYYLAAPIRSAVGLGSIDGDEALTITDAYLAAFLDHVARGLPEPLLAGRSSPYPQVEVERSAP; encoded by the coding sequence ATGCGCATTGACCGCCGGTGGCCGCGCCGCACCCTGAGGACCCTGCTCGTCCTGGTGACCGTGCTGCTGGTGACGCTCGGCGGTTACACCGGCTATGTGGCGGTCCGGCGGGGACAGCGGGTCACCCTGCCCGCCCCGACCGGGCGCTATCCGGTCGGCCGGACCATCGCGGACTGGACCGACCCCGCGCGCACCGACCCGCTCGCCCCGCGGCCGGGCCTGCCGCGGGAACTGTCCGGGTGGCTCTGGTACCCGGCCGCACCCGCCCCCGGCGCGCCACCCGCGCCACCCGCGCCGTACGCCCCGGGCGCCTGGTCGAAGCTGCACGTGGGCGGCCTGCCCGGGCTGGGCGAGACCGGTTTCGACCGCATCCGGGTGCACGCCGTCGCCGACGCCCCCGTCGCCGCCGGCCGGTTCCCCGTGGTGGTGCTCGAACCCGGCCTGGGCCTGGCCGCGCCGCAGTACACGACGCTCGCGGAGAACCTGGCCAGCCACGGATACCTGGTCGCCGGGGTCACCCCCACCTACAGCGCGAACCTGACCGTGCTGAACGGGCGGCCGGTGACCGCGACACCCGCCGGAAACCCGCAGGGCTCCGACGCGGCCGCCATGCGCCCGGTGGACGACCGGCTGGTCGGCGTATGGGCGGCCGACGACCGCTTCGCCGCCACCCGCGTCGCCGCGCTGGACGCCGCGGGCCGGTTCGCCGGGCACGTCGACGCGGCCACCACCGTGTACCTGGGCCATTCCTTCGGCGGAGCCGCGGCGCTGCAGGCCTGCCACGACGACCCGCGCTGCGCCGGCGCGGCCGACCTGGACGGAACCCAGTTCGGCACGGTCGTCCACTCCGGACTCGGCAAGCCGATGATGCTGCTGGCCGGCCAGGGCTCCTGCATCACCGGAAGCTGCCGGCCGAACGGCACCGACGAGCGGTCCGAGCGCGACGCCGCCCGCGCGCTGCTGGCGGCCTGCACCGGGCCCGTCTGGATCTACCGGCTCCACGGGGCCGCGCACTTCAACTTCAGCGACTACGGCGCCTACTACCTGGCCGCGCCGATCCGGTCCGCGGTCGGGCTGGGGTCGATCGACGGCGACGAGGCGCTGACCATCACCGACGCCTACCTGGCCGCGTTCCTCGACCATGTGGCCCGCGGCCTGCCGGAACCGCTGCTGGCCGGCCGGTCCTCGCCGTACCCGCAGGTCGAGGTGGAGCGCAGCGCGCCGTGA
- a CDS encoding PadR family transcriptional regulator, with product MASETDPAVLVLASLADEPRHGYAITQDIAEAVGVVLGAGTLYGVLARLEADGLIEALPAQGRRRPYRITALGERTLAEQARQMRRVADLGLRRLRAAGATP from the coding sequence ATGGCGTCCGAAACCGATCCGGCCGTACTCGTGCTGGCGAGCCTGGCCGACGAGCCCAGGCACGGTTACGCGATCACCCAGGACATCGCGGAGGCGGTGGGCGTCGTCCTCGGCGCCGGCACGCTGTACGGGGTGCTGGCCCGCTTGGAGGCCGACGGGCTGATCGAGGCGCTGCCCGCGCAAGGCCGTCGCCGCCCCTACCGGATCACCGCACTCGGCGAGCGCACGCTGGCCGAGCAGGCGCGGCAGATGCGGCGGGTGGCCGACCTGGGGCTGCGCAGACTCCGGGCCGCGGGGGCCACGCCGTGA
- a CDS encoding aldo/keto reductase: protein MKYRTLGRTGIKVSPYCLGAMMFGGAANADHEDAIRLIHKALDAGINFVDTADAYWRGESEEILGKALKGGRRDEVVLATKAHLPMGEDPNQQGNSRRWIVRALDDSLRRLQTDHVDLFQIHRPAPDTDVEETLSALTDLMRAGKVRAIGSSTFPASEIVEAQWVAERRGLQRFRTEQPPYSILDRGIEREVLPVVERYGMGALVWSPLAQGMLTGRYRKDGKRPESVRANFGFRHLSDERRLDAVERLIPVAEEAGLSLTHLAMGFAVAHPAVTSAILGPRTMEQLDDLLAGAETELSDEVLDRIDEIVPPGTGVGALDMDYDTPAVQQARLRRRPPGERAAA, encoded by the coding sequence ATGAAGTACCGCACGCTCGGCCGGACCGGAATCAAGGTCAGCCCCTACTGCCTCGGCGCGATGATGTTCGGCGGCGCGGCCAACGCCGACCACGAGGACGCGATCCGGCTCATCCACAAGGCGCTGGACGCCGGGATCAACTTCGTCGACACCGCCGACGCCTACTGGCGCGGCGAGTCCGAGGAGATCCTCGGCAAGGCGCTCAAGGGCGGCCGCCGCGACGAGGTGGTGCTCGCCACCAAGGCCCACCTGCCGATGGGCGAGGACCCCAACCAGCAGGGCAACTCCCGGCGCTGGATCGTCCGCGCGCTGGACGACTCGCTCCGCCGCCTGCAGACCGACCATGTCGACCTCTTCCAGATCCACCGCCCGGCGCCGGACACCGACGTCGAGGAGACCCTCTCCGCCCTCACCGACCTGATGCGGGCCGGCAAGGTACGGGCGATCGGCTCCTCCACCTTCCCCGCCTCCGAGATCGTCGAGGCGCAGTGGGTCGCCGAGCGCCGCGGCCTGCAGCGCTTCCGCACCGAGCAGCCGCCGTACTCGATCCTGGACCGCGGGATCGAACGCGAGGTGCTGCCCGTGGTCGAGCGGTACGGGATGGGGGCACTGGTCTGGAGCCCACTGGCGCAGGGGATGCTGACCGGCCGCTACCGCAAGGACGGGAAGCGCCCGGAGAGCGTCCGGGCGAACTTCGGATTCAGGCACCTCAGTGACGAGCGCCGGCTGGACGCTGTCGAGCGGCTGATCCCGGTCGCCGAGGAGGCCGGACTGTCGCTCACCCACCTGGCGATGGGCTTCGCCGTCGCGCATCCCGCGGTCACCTCGGCGATCCTCGGCCCGCGCACGATGGAGCAGCTCGACGACCTCCTCGCGGGCGCGGAGACCGAGTTGAGCGACGAGGTCCTCGACCGGATCGACGAGATCGTGCCGCCCGGCACCGGTGTCGGCGCGCTCGACATGGACTACGACACCCCGGCCGTCCAGCAGGCCCGCCTCCGCCGCCGCCCGCCGGGGGAGCGCGCGGCGGCCTGA
- a CDS encoding HAD family hydrolase — MADGAAGQRLVLWDIDHTLLDGGGVSREAYAAAFARLVGRPMRRLAPMAGRTDLLIALETLELNGVEPGDDLVERFNLAVADEMDARADALRARGTALAGAKAAIAALTATATTAATATTAATGAGVEPVVRQTVLTGNMRRLAELKLAAFDLADGLDLAAGAYGDDAYDRADLLPVALKRSADRFGHPFTGRDAVIVGDTLLDVATARSGGAAMIAVATGATPAADLAAAGADLVLPDLADTAALVDAVSARLA, encoded by the coding sequence ATGGCTGACGGCGCTGCCGGGCAACGGCTGGTCCTCTGGGACATCGACCACACGCTGCTCGACGGCGGCGGCGTGAGCCGCGAGGCCTACGCCGCCGCCTTCGCCCGGCTGGTCGGCCGGCCGATGCGCCGGCTGGCACCGATGGCCGGCCGCACCGATCTGCTGATCGCCCTGGAGACGCTGGAGCTCAACGGGGTCGAGCCCGGTGACGACCTGGTCGAGCGGTTCAACCTCGCGGTCGCCGACGAGATGGACGCCCGGGCCGACGCCCTACGGGCCCGCGGCACCGCCCTCGCCGGGGCCAAGGCCGCGATCGCCGCCCTCACCGCCACCGCGACCACCGCTGCCACCGCGACCACCGCCGCCACCGGAGCCGGCGTCGAGCCCGTCGTCCGGCAGACGGTGCTCACCGGCAACATGCGCCGCCTCGCCGAGCTGAAGCTCGCCGCCTTCGACCTCGCCGACGGTCTCGACCTCGCCGCCGGCGCCTACGGCGACGACGCCTACGACCGCGCCGACCTGCTGCCGGTGGCCCTCAAGCGCTCCGCCGACCGGTTCGGCCACCCGTTCACCGGCCGGGACGCGGTCATCGTCGGCGACACCCTGCTGGACGTGGCGACCGCGCGGTCCGGCGGCGCGGCGATGATCGCGGTGGCCACCGGCGCCACCCCCGCCGCCGACCTGGCCGCCGCCGGGGCCGACCTCGTGCTGCCGGACCTCGCCGACACCGCCGCCCTCGTCGACGCCGTATCCGCCCGCCTCGCCTGA
- a CDS encoding 5'-methylthioadenosine/S-adenosylhomocysteine nucleosidase family protein, translating into MRIRSRRIAAGAAALALLAAVGDAVTAAGAAQAEPRTAPVGIVSADGAEQAAVLARIHVTGHHDIAGYRYWTGTVDGHPVVDVAAGEKDESAELATWLLDETFHPRATLFSGTAGSQNSRIDVGDVTLAGYVVDKSDIHYQSGGYQTAYSGIEIHRTAGSDTAGAVVNGYGEHYPTPANAGSYQSTTDKSWLYVAAFAGSRDVVRAGAPTALGSTSKAVATGDPSATGQVANKVVVGTVGDANVWTEPLSWVEAQNLLYQSDAEENEGTGFAYANAAAGVPWTLVRGISDTPWYPKAFSESAAVEHAARVVERIVDTLPAEVSRTPVTESGLSPLANATRAGYLIAGQAYFSVSPVTEVRYQDSAGGSHTLTGAALKRLESEYAPGSGDLG; encoded by the coding sequence ATGCGAATTCGGTCGCGCCGAATAGCCGCGGGGGCCGCCGCCCTCGCCCTGCTCGCCGCCGTCGGGGACGCGGTGACCGCAGCGGGCGCCGCCCAGGCGGAACCGCGGACGGCCCCGGTGGGCATCGTCAGCGCGGACGGCGCCGAGCAGGCCGCCGTCCTGGCCCGGATCCATGTGACCGGCCACCACGACATCGCCGGCTACCGCTACTGGACCGGCACCGTGGACGGCCACCCGGTGGTCGACGTCGCGGCGGGGGAGAAGGACGAGAGCGCGGAGCTGGCCACCTGGCTGCTGGACGAGACCTTCCATCCCCGCGCGACCCTCTTCTCCGGCACCGCCGGCTCCCAGAACTCCCGGATCGACGTGGGCGATGTGACGCTGGCCGGCTACGTCGTGGACAAGTCCGACATCCACTACCAGTCCGGCGGCTACCAGACCGCCTACTCCGGCATCGAGATCCACCGCACCGCGGGCAGCGACACCGCGGGCGCCGTGGTCAACGGCTACGGCGAGCACTACCCGACGCCCGCGAACGCGGGCTCGTACCAGAGCACCACCGACAAGTCCTGGCTGTACGTCGCCGCCTTCGCGGGCAGCCGGGACGTGGTCCGGGCCGGCGCCCCGACGGCCCTCGGCAGCACCAGCAAGGCCGTCGCCACCGGCGACCCCTCCGCCACCGGGCAGGTCGCCAACAAGGTCGTGGTCGGCACCGTGGGCGACGCCAACGTCTGGACCGAGCCGCTGAGCTGGGTGGAGGCGCAGAACCTCCTCTACCAGAGCGACGCCGAGGAGAACGAGGGCACCGGCTTCGCCTACGCCAATGCCGCCGCCGGCGTGCCGTGGACCCTGGTCCGCGGCATCTCCGACACCCCCTGGTACCCGAAGGCCTTCAGCGAGTCCGCCGCGGTGGAGCACGCCGCCCGGGTCGTCGAGCGGATCGTGGACACCCTGCCGGCCGAGGTCTCCCGCACCCCGGTCACCGAGTCCGGGCTCTCCCCGCTGGCGAACGCCACCCGCGCCGGCTACCTGATCGCCGGCCAGGCCTACTTCTCCGTCTCGCCGGTCACCGAGGTCCGCTACCAGGACTCCGCGGGCGGCTCCCACACCCTCACCGGAGCGGCCCTCAAGCGCCTGGAGTCCGAGTACGCGCCGGGCTCCGGCGACCTGGGCTGA